From the Microbacterium thalassium genome, one window contains:
- a CDS encoding MarR family winged helix-turn-helix transcriptional regulator yields MANDSRDPVDAIADALARLRAKRMPRPPWAGGPQPLRGPLPHVGHGHGGPHGGFGHGRGHTGPGGRLGGPARMRLLEALASAPGPLAVGEIADAVGVDQPRASRLVQQAVEMGLVAREADPEDARRTRVALTDAGREAVRGLRGERRESVAAALESFTDDERRELARLLGKLADGWPA; encoded by the coding sequence ACGACTCACGCGACCCCGTCGACGCGATCGCGGACGCCCTCGCGCGCCTGCGTGCCAAGCGGATGCCACGGCCGCCCTGGGCGGGAGGCCCGCAGCCGCTGCGCGGACCGCTGCCCCACGTCGGTCACGGCCACGGCGGGCCGCACGGCGGCTTCGGTCACGGCCGCGGTCACACCGGGCCCGGCGGGCGGCTCGGCGGCCCGGCACGGATGCGCCTGCTCGAGGCCCTCGCTTCGGCGCCTGGACCGCTCGCCGTGGGCGAGATCGCCGACGCGGTCGGCGTCGACCAGCCGCGTGCATCGCGCCTGGTGCAGCAGGCCGTGGAGATGGGCCTGGTCGCACGTGAAGCCGACCCCGAGGACGCCCGCCGGACGCGGGTGGCTCTCACCGACGCCGGACGCGAGGCCGTCCGGGGCCTCCGCGGCGAAAGGCGGGAGTCGGTGGCCGCGGCGCTCGAGTCGTTCACCGATGACGAACGGCGCGAACTCGCGCGTCTCCTCGGGAAACTCGCCGACGGCTGGCCCGCCTGA